In one bacterium genomic region, the following are encoded:
- a CDS encoding HEPN domain-containing protein — protein sequence MNAILNEWIEKAEEDYGVAIRELRARKNPAFNAICFHAQQCIEKYLKATLTKQAKPFTKTHDLDALLNASLDQFPLWAGMSADMKRLSQYAVQFRYPGESADRPEAVLAVKTMKRCRMEIRQTLGLHESD from the coding sequence ATGAACGCCATCCTTAACGAATGGATCGAAAAAGCGGAAGAAGACTATGGTGTGGCCATTCGTGAACTCCGTGCGCGTAAGAACCCAGCCTTTAACGCTATCTGCTTTCATGCCCAGCAATGTATCGAGAAGTACCTGAAAGCGACTCTGACCAAGCAAGCCAAGCCATTCACGAAAACGCATGACCTCGATGCACTACTAAACGCCAGTCTGGATCAATTCCCCCTTTGGGCCGGAATGAGTGCAGACATGAAGCGTCTATCGCAATATGCTGTACAATTCCGGTATCCTGGCGAATCCGCAGATCGCCCTGAAGCCGTTCTTGCGGTAAAAACGATGAAGCGCTGCCGCATGGAAATCCGGCAGACTTTGGGATTGCACGAAAGCGATTAG
- a CDS encoding nucleotidyltransferase domain-containing protein, which produces MVDTVDINTYVKKLAEEFKPDRVVLFGSYARGTADEDSDVDLLVIMSHKGRNVDQALTIRKRINRSFPLDLIVKTPVETRQRLKMKDSFITTILEDGKVLYDKGRQGTNCS; this is translated from the coding sequence ATGGTTGACACGGTAGACATCAATACCTATGTGAAAAAACTGGCTGAAGAATTCAAGCCGGATCGGGTGGTATTGTTTGGCTCGTACGCCCGGGGAACAGCCGATGAAGACAGTGATGTTGATTTGCTGGTGATTATGTCTCACAAAGGGCGAAACGTTGATCAGGCGTTAACCATCCGAAAGCGGATTAATCGGTCTTTCCCTCTTGATCTAATCGTCAAAACCCCCGTTGAAACCCGCCAGAGATTGAAGATGAAGGATTCCTTCATAACGACCATTTTGGAAGATGGTAAGGTATTATATGACAAGGGGCGCCAAGGGACAAACTGTTCGTAA